AATTACGCGGCTCTTACGATCAACGCTGATGATCTTGGCTTCTACTTGCTGGCCTTCTTTCAGAACGTTGCGCGCGTCTTCAACGCGGTCACGGCTGATTTCGGAGGCTTTCAGAGTCGCTTCGATATCGTCGGCCAGAACGATGATGGCGCCTTTGGCGTCAACTTCTTTCACGGTGCCAGTAACGATTGCGCCTTTGTCGTTAACCGAGACGTACTCGGAGAACGGATCGCTTTCCAGTTGCTTGATACCCAGGGAGATACGCTCACGCTCCGGGTCAACCGACAGGATAACGGTGTCCAGCTCGTCGCCCTTCTTGAAACGACGTACGGCTTCTTCGCCCACTTCGTTCCAGGAGATGTCGGACAGGTGAACCAGACCGTCGATGCCGCCGTCCAGACCAATGAAGATACCGAAATCGGTGATCGACTTGATGGTGCCGGAGATCTTGTCGCCCTTGTTGAACTGGCCAGAGAAGTCTTCCCATGGGTTCGACTTGCACTGCTTGATGCCCAGGGAGATACGACGACGCTCTTCGTCGATGTCCAGAACCATGACTTCCACTTCGTCGCCGACTTGTACGACTTTCGAAGGGTGGATGTTCTTGTTGGTCCAGTCCATTTCCGAAACGTGTACCAGACCTTCAACGCCTTCTTCCAGCTCAGCGAAGCAGCCGTAGTCGGTCAGGTTGGTTACACGAGCGGTAACGCGAGTGCTTTCTGGGTAACGGGCTTTGATAGCAACCCATGGATCTTCGCCCAGTTGCTTCAGGCCCAGGGAAACACGATTGCGCTCGCGATCGTACTTCAGAACCTTGACGTCGATCTCGTCGCCAACATTGACGATTTCGGAAGGGTGCTTGATACGCTTCCACGCCATGTCGGTGATGTGCAGCAGGCCGTCCACGCCACCCAGATCGACGAATGCGCCGTAATCGGTGAGGTTTTTGACGATACCTTTGACTTGCTGGCCTTCCTGCAGGGATTCCAGCAGAGCTTCACGCTCGGCGGAGTTCTCGGCTTCCAGGACGCTGCGACGGGAAACGACAACGTTGTTGCGCTTCTGGTCCAGTTTGATGACCTTGAATTCCAGCTCTTTGCCTTCCAGGTGCGTGGTGTCGCGCACTGGACGGACGTCAACCAGGGAACCTGGCAGGAACGCACGGATGCCGTTAACGTCGACAGTGAAGCCGCCTTTAACCTTACCGTTGATAACGCCCTTGACCACTTCCTCAGCTGCGAAGGCTGCTTCCAGAACGATCCAGCATTCAGCGCGCTTGGCTTTTTCACGGGACAGCTTGGTTTCACCGAAACCGTCTTCAACCGAGTCCAGAGCAACGTGAACTTCGTCACCGACGTTGATGTTCAGTTCGCCAGCGTCGTTGTAGAACTGCTCCAGAGGGATCAGTGCTTCGGACTTCAGGCCAGCGTGAACAGTTACCCAGCGAGCTTGGTAATCGATATCAACGATAACACCGGTGATGATGGAGCCTGCCTGAAGGTTCAGGGTCTTTAGGCTTTCTTCAAAGAGTTCCGCAAAGCTTTCGCTCATTTTAATTCCTGTTGATTAGGGCGAAAAATACGCCCGTCTCCACATCCCAGACGATGCGGGTCAGTTTCATTTAAAGGAAGCCACCGCAGGACTATGACTGGTCCCCTGCGGCCTTCCTGGTCACCCGGCGATATCGCGAATGGCGATCTCGCTCATGATGCGTTCCAGCACCTGATCGATGGACAACTCCGTGGAATCCAGCTGTATGGCGTCGGCCGCCGGTTTGAGCGGGGCCACCGCTCGCTGGGTATCGCGCTCGTCACGCGCACGGATCTCATCTAGCAGACTCGACAGACTAACACCCTCGACTTTGCCCTTCAACTGCAAATATCGACGGCGCGCCCGCTCCTCGGCACTGGCGGTCAGGAAAATCTTCAGGGGCGCATTCGGAAATACTACCGTGCCCATGTCGCGACCATCGGCCACCAGGCCCGGCGACTCCTGGAAAGCACGCTGGCGCTGCAGCAGCGCCTCGCGCACAGCCGGCAATGCAGCCACCTGAGAAGCGCCGGAGCCGACGCTTTCAGTGCGGATGACATCGCTGACTTCGTCACCTTCCAGAATGATGCGCTGCAGCTGACCGTCGGTCGCCGCGATGAACTGCACATCCAGATGAGCGGCCAGCTTCTTCAACAGTTCTTCATTGGTCAGGTCGACACCATGGTTGTGCGCGGCAAACGCCAGCAGGCGATACAACGCACCGGAGTCCAGCAGGTTCCAGCCCAGACGCTTGGCCAGAATCCCGGCCACGGTGCCTTTGCCCGAGCCGCTTGGCCCGTCGATGGTGATGACCGGAGCAATGTTGTTCACGACTGAGCCTCTTGCGCTACACGGATGCCGACCTGCGCGCACAGCGCCAGGAAATTCGGGAACGATGTCGCGACGTTGGCGCAATCATGGATGCGGATCGGTGCAGTAGCGCGCAATGAGGCCACGCTGAAAGCCATCGCGATGCGGTGATCGCCATGACCATGCACTTCGCCGCCGCCGATCTGGCCGCCGTCGATGATGATGCCGTCCGGGGTCGGTTCGCACTTGACGCCCAGCGCCAGCAAACCGTCCGCCATGACCTGGATACGGTCCGATTCCTTGACTCGCAGCTCTTCGGCTCCGGTCAGCACGGTGCGCCCTTCTGCACAGGCCGCGGCCACAAACAGCACCGGGAACTCGTCGATGGCCAGCGGAACCAGCGCTTCCGGAATCTCGATACCCTTGAGTTTAGCCGCTCGCACACGCAGATCCGCTACTGGCTCGCCGCCCACTTCACGCTGGTTTTCCAGAGTAATGTCGGCGCCCATCAGGCGCAGAATGTCGATTACGCCAGTACGGGTCGGGTTGATGCCAACGTGTTCGAGCACCAGTTCCGAGCCTTCGGCAATGGACGCCGCCACCAGGAAGAATGCCGACGACGAGATATCGCCCGGCACTTCGATGTGGGTCGCAGCCAGCTTGCCGCCGGACTCGACGGACGCCGTCGCGCCGTCAACGTTCACCGGATAGCCGAAGCCGCGCAGCATGCGCTCGGTGTGGTCGCGAGTCGGAGCCGGCTCGGTCACAGTGGTCTTGCCTTCGGCGTACAGACCCGCCAGCAGCAGGCAGGACTTAACCTGGGCACTGGCCATCGGCATGGTGTAGGTCAGGCCTTTGAGCTTGTGACCACCACGAATGGTCATCGGCGGACGACCGTCGGCAGCGGTCTCGATCACGGCGCCCATTTCCCGCAGCGGGTTGGCCACACGATTCATCGGACGCTTGGACAGCGAAGCATCACCAGTCAGGGTGCTGTCGAAGTCCTGCGCGGCCAGCAGGCCGGACAGCAGGCGCATCGAAGTACCGGAGTTGCCCAGATAAATCGGGCCCGGCGCAGGCTTCAAGCCGTGCAGGCCGACACCGTGAATGGTCACGCGGCCGTGATGCGGGCCTTCGATAACCACGCCCATGTCGCGGAACGCCTGCAAGGTCGCCAGGGCGTCTTCGCCCTCGAGGAAGCCTTCGACTTCGGTGACGCCGTCAGCCAGGGAACCGAGCATGATCGAACGGTGGGAAATCGATTTGTCACCTGGTACGCGAATCCGACCGGACAGGCGGCCACCAGGTTGAGCCAGGAAAATCAGATCGTTGGAATTCATAGCGTCCACATAGGCCCTGCGGGCCAGGATTTTACTGAAATGCTCGCGGGCAACCCGGGCGCGCGTGAAGACGCCCAACAGTTGGTGCCCATCCCCTGCATCGACCGCGTCGCGCAAGGCGTCGAGGTCGCTGCGAAATGTATCGAGTGTGCGCAGGACAGCCTCGCGGTTGGCGAGAAAGATGTCATGCCACATGACCGGGTCGCTTCCGGCGATTCTTGTGAAATCACGGAAACCGCCCGCAGCGTAACGGAAGATCTCAAGGTTTTCATTGCGCTTGGCCAGCGAATCGACCAGACCGAAGGCCAGCAGGTGCGGCAGATGGCTGGTTGCGGCCAGCACTTCATCGTGACGCTCGACCTGCATGTGCTCGACGTCGGCGCCCAGTTCGCGCCACAAGCGATCAACCACCGCCAGGGCAGCCGGATCGGTTTGCTCCAGTGGGGTCAGAATCACTTTATGACGGCGGAACAGCTCCGAGTTGGAGGCTTCCACCCCGCTCTGCTCGGAGCCGGCAATCGGATGGCCCGGCACGAAACGCGCCGGCATGCCGCCGAACGCTTCGGTCGCCGCGCGCACCACATTGCCCTTGGCGCTGCCGACATCCGTCAGGATCGCCTGCCCCAGATCCATGCCGGCCAGACGGGCCAGCACTTTTTCCATGGCCAGGATCGGCACCGCCAACTGGATCACGTCCGCACCCTGACAAGCCGCCACCAGGTCGTCTTCGCACCGATCCACCACGCCCAACTCGACCGCCAGCTTGCGCGATTGCGGATCGAGATCGACCCCGACCACTTCGCGGCAGACGCCGCTTTCACGCAAGCCTTTGGCAAACGAACCACCGATCAACCCCAGACCGACCACCACCAGGCGCCCGATCATAGGTGCAGCAGATTGCAGCGCAGTGACATCACCCACGAGCCAGAACCTTGCGCAGCGCTTCGAGGAAGCGGCTGTTTTCCGCCGGCAGACCGATGGTCACCCGCAGATGGTTCGGCATGCCGTAGTTGGCCACCGGACGCACGATCACGCCTTCGCGCAGCAGGCCCTGGAATACAGGAGCCGCCACTTGACCGAGGTCGACGCAGATGAAGTTGCCCTTGGACGGAATCCAGTTCAGGCCCAGCTCGCGGAAACCCGATTCCAGCTGTTGCATGCCGGATTCATTGAGCTGACGGCTCTGCGCCAGATATTCCTCATCCTTCAGCGCCGCACATGCCGCGGCCAAAGCCAGGCTGTTCACGTTGAACGGCTGGCGTACACGGTTCAGCACATCCGCCACCACCGGGGTGGACAAGCCATAACCAACGCGCAGCGCCGCCAGACCGTAGGCCTTGGAGAAGGTGCGCGAAACCAGCAGGTTCGGATAAGCCGCGAGGAAATCCAGACCATCCGGCAGATCGCTGCCTTCGGCATATTCGATGTAGGCCTCGTCCAGCACCACCAGCACATGCTCCGGCACGTCCTGCAGGAATTCGTCCAGCGCTTCGGCGCCGAACCAGGTGCCGGTCGGGTTGTTCGGGTTGGCGATGAACACGACGCGGGTGTTGGCGTCGATGGCTGCCAGCATGGCCGGCAGGTCATGGCCCCAATCCTTGGCCGGAACGACCTTGGCCTGAGCGCCGACCGCCTGGGTGGCGATCGGGTAGACCGCAAACGCGTGCTCGCTGAACACCGCATTCAGGCCCGGCGCCAGATAGGCGCGCGCCACCAGCTCGAGAATGTCGTTCGAGCCGTTGCCCAGGGTCACCTGGTTCAGCTCGACACGGCACTGCTCGGCCAGCAGGGATTTCAGCGCAAAACCATTGCCATCCGGATAGCGGGTCAGCTCGTCCAGCGCTTCGCGGATCGCAGCCAGGGCTTTCGGGCTCGCGCCCAACGGGTTTTCGTTGCTCGCCAGTTTGACGATGCTTGCCGGATCCAGGTCCAGCTCGCGCGCCAGCTCGTCCACGGGCTTGCCCGGCACGTATGGCGAAAGTTGTTGCACGCCCGGCTGTGCCAGAGCGAGGAAGTTGCCACTCATTGCTACCACCCCTTAAAGAACTGCTTTCGGGTAGGAACCCAGCACCTTGAGTGCTACTGCTTCCTGACTGATCTTTTCCAGTACACCTTTGATCAGCGGATCACGGTGATGACCGACGAAGTCGATGAAGAACACGTAGGTCCATTTGCCGCTGCGCGACGGACGGGTTTCGATCCGGGTCAGGTCGATCCCGTTGTCATGGAACGGCACCAGCAGCTCGTGGAGCGCGCCGGGCTTGTTGCTCATGGACACGATGATCGACGTCTTGTCGTCGCCGGTCGGCGGCACTTCCTGGTTACCGATCATCAGGAAGCGCGTGGAGTTGTCCGGACGATCCTCGATCTTCTCGGCCAGACGGGTCAGGCCATACAGCCCGGCCGCCATGTCACCGGCGATCGCCGCCGAGTTCCACTCACCCTTGACCCGCTTGGCCGCTTCGGCGTTGCTGGACACCGCCACGCGCTCGACATTCGGGTAGTGGGCATCCAGCCATTTGCGGCACTGGGCCAGCGACTGGGCGTGGGAATAGATGCGGCTGATGCTGTCGGTCTTGGTGTTTTCACCGACCAACAGGTGGTGGTGAATCCGCAGCTCGACTTCGCCACAGATCACCATATCGTGCTCGAGGAAGCTGTCGAGGGTGTGGTTGACCGCGCCCTCGGTGGAGTTCTCCACCGGCACCACGCCAAAATTCACCGCGCCAGCTGCCACTTCGCGGAATACTTCGTCGATCGCCGCCATCGGCTTGCTGATCACCGCATGACCGAAGTGTTTCATGGCCGCCGCTTGGGTGAAGGTGCCTTCCGGACCGAGATAAGCCACTTTCAGCGGATTCTCGAGGGCCAGGCACGAAGACATGATTTCGCGGAACAAGCGCGCCATCTCTTCGTTACCCAGCGGCCCCTTGTTGCGCTCCATCACGCGTTTGAGGACCTGCGCCTCACGCTCGGGACGGTAGAACACCGGCTGCTCGCCTTCGGCCAGACTGGCCATCTTGACCCGGGCAACTTCTTCGGCACAGCGAGCGCGATCGCTGATCAGCTGGAGGATCTTCTCATCCAGGTTATCGATGCGAACGCGCAGCGCCTTGAGCTCCTGCTCGGACATCAGGAATGCTCCTTCTCGAATTCAGCCATGTAGCCAACCAGCGCTTCAACGGCGTCAAGACCCAGGGCGTTGTAGATCGAGGCACGCATGCCGCCGACCGAACGATGGCCCTTGAGGTTGAGCAGGCCACGGGCGTCGGCGCCGGCCAGGAAAGCCTTGTCCAGACGCTCGTCAGCCAGACGGAACGGCACGTTCATCCACGAGCGGGCGTTGACGCTGATCGGGTTGGTATAGAAGTCGCTGTTGTCGATGAAGCCGTACAGGCGATCTTTCTTCGCCTTGTTGCGCTGCTCCATAGCGGCGACGCCGCCCTGCTCCTTCAGCCACTCGAAAACCAGGCCCGAGAGGTACCAGGAATAGGTGGCCGGGGTGTTGTACATCGAGCCGTTATCGGCCGAGACCTTGTAGTCGAGCATGGTCGGGCACGAACTGCGGGCGCGGCCCAGCAGGTCTTCACGAACGATCACAACGACGAGTCCGCTCGGGCCGATGTTCTTTTGCGCGCCGGCGTAGATCAGGCCGTACTGCGACACATCGATCGGACGCGAGAGGATATCGGAGGACATGTCGACCACCAACGGAACGTCACCGGCCTCGGGAACCCAGTCGAACTGCAGGCCGCCGATGGTTTCGTTGGACGCGTAATGCAGATAGGCCGCACCCGGGGTCAGCTTCCATTCGTTCTGGCCAGGGATGGCCAGATAGTCGTAAGGCTTGGCGCTGGCGGCAACGTTGACGTTGCCGAAGCGACGCGCTTCCTCGATGGCTTTTTTCGACCAGATGCCGGTTTCGACATAGTCGGCAGTGCCGTTCTCGGGCAGCAGGTTCAGCGGAATCTCGGCGAACTGTTGGCTCGCACCGCCCTGCAGGAACAGCACTTTGTAATTGGAGGGGATGGACAGCAGGTCGCGCAGGTCTTGTTCGGCCTTCTCGGCGATGGCCACGTAGTCATCGCTGCGATGGCTCATTTCCATGACCGACAGACCCTTGCCGTGCCAGTCGAGCATCTCGGACTGGGCACGCAACAGGACAGCTTCAGGCAGCGCAGCGGGACCTGCGCAGAAGTTAAAGGCTCGTTTGCTCACATCCACTCTCGCTATGCAATCACGGTAGCGGACAGAGCAAACACTCTGCCCTGCTACGATTTGGTTAGTCTTGCGACTCTTCTTCGTCTGCGGCGTCCGCCTGCAGGTTGTCGACCGCATCGTCCGGTTCGGCGCCGATCACGCCTTCTTCCAATTCGACACCTTCTTCACCTTCAAGCTCGTCACCTTCGACTTCCGACGGCTCCTGAACCCGCTCCAGACCAACCAGGGTTTCATCCTTGGCCAGCTTGATCAGGGTCACGCCCTGGGTGTTACGACCCAGACTGGAAACTTCGTCGACACGGGTACGCACCAGCGTGCCCTGGTCGGAAATCAGCATGATCTCCTCGCCGTCGAGCACCTGAACCGCACCGACCAGACGGCCGTTACGCTCGTTGCTGACCATGGCGATCACGCCTTGACCGCCACGCTTGTACTCAGGGAACTCGGTGATCGCGGTGCGCTTGCCGTAGCCACGCTCGGAAGCGGTGAGGATCTGGCTGCCTTCTTCCGGGATCAGCATCGAAATCAGCTTCTGCCCTTCCGGCAGACGCATGCCGCGCACACCACGGGCGGTACGGCCCATGGCACGAACGTCGGATTCCTTGAAGCGGGTCACCTTGCCGCCGTCGGAGAACAGCATCACTTCACGCTCGCCATCGGTGATGGCGGCGGAGATCAGCACGTCGCCTTCGTCCAGCTCCAGCGCGATCAGACCGACGCTGCGCTGACGGCTGAAGGATTCCAGCGGGGTCTTCTTCACGGTGCCGTTGGCGGTGGCCATGAAGATGTAGTGACCTTCGGTGTATTCCTCGACCGGCAGCATGGTGGTGATGTATTCACCGTCATCCAGCGGCAGCAGGTTGACCAGCGGACGACCACGGGCGGCGCGGGACGCTTCCGGAATTTCGTAGGTTTTCAGCCAGTACACCTTGCCCTTGCTGGAGAACAGCAGCAGCGTGGTGTGGCTGTTGGCAACCAGCAGGTGAGCGATGTAGTCCTCATCCTTCACGCCGGTAGCCGATTTGCCTTTACCGCCACGACGCTGGGCCTGATACGCAGCCAGCGGCTGGGTCTTGGCATAGCCACCGTGGGAGATGGTCACGACGCGCTCTTCTTCCGGGATCATGTCGCCCAGGGTCAGGTCGAGTCGGGCATCGAGGATTTCGGTGCGGCGTACGTCGCCGTATTCGGCGCGGATCACTTCCAGTTCTTCGCGGATCACTTCCATCAGGCGCACGGCGCTGTTGAGGATGCGGATCAGCTCGCCGATCTGGTTAAGGATCTCTTGATACTCGGCCAGCAGCTTTTCGTGTTCCAGACCGGTCAGACGGTGCAGACGCAGTTCCAGAATGGCTTGCGCCTGCTCTGGCGACAGGAAGTACTTGCCGTCGCGCAGACCGTATTGCGGATCGAGGTTTTCCGGACGGCACGAATCGGCACCGGCACGTTCCACCATCGCCACCACGGCAGTAGATTCCCACGGCGTGCTGACCAGTGCTTCCTTGGCTTCCGACGGGGTCGGCGAAGCCTTGATCAGGGCGATGACCGGGTCGATGTTCGACAGGGCAACGGCCTGACCTTCGAGGATGTGACCGCGCTCGCGCGCCTTGCGCAGCTCGAACACGGTACGGCGGGTAACCACTTCGCGACGGTGACGGACGAACGCTTCCAGCAGGTCCTTGAGGTTCAGGATCCGCGGACGGCCATCGATCAGCGCAACGATGTTGATGCCGAATACCGATTGCAGCTGGGTCTGGGCGTAGAGGTTGTTGAGGATCACCTCAGGCACTTCGCCGCGACGCAGTTCGATCACGACGCGCATACCGTCCTTGTCGGACTCGTCACGCAGCTCGGTGATGCCTTCGAGTTTCTTCTCTTTTACCAGCTCGGCGATCTTCTCGATCAGACGCGCCTTGTTCAGCTGGTAAGGGAGTTCGGTGATGACGATCTGCTGACGACCACCGACCTTGTCGATGTCTTCGATGATCGAGCGGGCGCGCATGTAAATGCGGCCACGGCCGGTGCGGTAGGCTTCGATGATGCCGGCGCGACCGTTGATGATCGCGGCGGTCGGGAAGTCCGGACCGGGAATGTATTGCATCAGCTCATCGACGGTCAGCTCGGGGTTGTCGATGAGGGCCAGGCAACCGTCGATGACTTCACCGAGGTTGTGCGGCGGAATGTTGGTCGCCATGCCCACGGCGATACCGCTGGAACCGTTGACCAGCAGGTTCGGTACGCGGGTCGGCATGACTGCCGGGATCAGTTCGGTGCCGTCGTAGTTCGGCACCCAGTCCACGGTTTCCTTGTGCAGGTCGGCCAGCAGCTCGTGCGCCAGCTTGGTCATGCGCACTTCGGTGTATCGCATGGCCGCGGCGTTGTCGCCGTCCACCGAACCGAAGTTGCCCTGGCCGTCGACCAGCAGGTAACGCAGGGAGAAAGGCTGCGCCATGCGGACGATGGTGTCGTACACCGCGGTATCACCGTGCGGGTGATACTTACCGATCACGTCACCGACGACACGGGCAGATTTCTTGTACGGCTTGTTGAAGTCGTTGCCCAGCTCGCTCATCGCGAACAGCACGCGACGGTGCACGGGCTTCAAGCCATCGCGCGCATCCGGCAGTGCACGGCCGACGATCACGCTCATCGCGTAGTCGAGATAGGACTGTTTCAGCTCGTCTTCGATATTGACCGGGAGGATTTCTTTGGCCAGTTCGCCCATGAGAAGCCTGATTCCTTTTTCTGGTGAAACTTCGCCATATCCATAGGGGACGCACGAAGCTCGTCGATGCAGGCCGAGTGCCATGCGCCGACTTACGACAAATCGACAAGTTGACCCTGGATTTGCGCAGTGAAGACAACCCCGTGGGACTGCCTCGGAAAACGCCGGATGTTATCACAAGAGCCGCCACGCACCTATCCCCCAGATGCGCATGGAGCATAGTTAGATGACCGATGACAGGCTTAACGGGGACGAGAGAGGCTCAGAGCTTCCCTGAATGCAGATTTCGGGACGAAATTGCGGATGTTTATTGACTTTCAAGGCCCCATCGCTGGCAAGCCAGCTCCCACAGGATCCGTGGCGGGCACAGAACCTGTGGTAGTCCGCCTGCTGGCGATGGCAATTCAGCAGGCGCCGAACACCCTTAATGCAGGCGCTTGCGGCACATCAACTGCGCCATCTTCGCGGTATCCGGCCGTTCGACGATGCCTTTCTCGGTAACGATCGCATCGATCAGATCTGCCGGGGTCACGTCAAACACCGGGTTGAACGCCTCAACGTCAGCCCCGACGCGTTTGCCGCCAACTTCCAGCAACTCGGCGCCGTCGCGCTCTTCGATCGGAATGTCGTCACCGCTCGCCAGATTCATGTCGATGGTCGAACTCGGCGCCACCACCATGAAGCGAACGCCATGGTGCATGGCGTTGACCGCCAGTTGATAGGTGCCGATCTTGTTCGCCACATCGCCGTTGGCGGTGATCCGGTCAGCGCCGACAATCACCCAGGTCACGCCTTTGGTTTTCATGATGTGCGCGGCGGCGGAGTCGGCATTGAGCGTTACTGGAATGCCTTCGTTGGCCAGTTCCCACGCGGTCAGGCGCGAGCCTTGCAGCCACGGCCGGGTTTCGTCGGCGTAGACACGCTCGACCATGCCCTCGATGAACGCCGCGCGTATTACCCCGAGCGCCGTACCGAAACCACCAGTGGCCAGGGCACCGGTGTTGCAGTGGGTCAGAATCGCCTGAGCATTGCCCTGATGTTTTCGAATCAGATCAACGCCGAGCTGAGCCATGGTCAGATTGGCTTCGCGATCGCTTTCATGAATAGCGATGGCTTCGGCTTCCAGCGCCGCCAGCGGATCGGCGTTTTCTTTCAAACGGTCCAGCCGGTCGTGCATGCGGTTCAACGCCCAGAACAGATTGACCGCC
The window above is part of the Pseudomonas fluorescens genome. Proteins encoded here:
- the cmk gene encoding (d)CMP kinase codes for the protein MNNIAPVITIDGPSGSGKGTVAGILAKRLGWNLLDSGALYRLLAFAAHNHGVDLTNEELLKKLAAHLDVQFIAATDGQLQRIILEGDEVSDVIRTESVGSGASQVAALPAVREALLQRQRAFQESPGLVADGRDMGTVVFPNAPLKIFLTASAEERARRRYLQLKGKVEGVSLSSLLDEIRARDERDTQRAVAPLKPAADAIQLDSTELSIDQVLERIMSEIAIRDIAG
- a CDS encoding bifunctional prephenate dehydrogenase/3-phosphoshikimate 1-carboxyvinyltransferase, giving the protein MIGRLVVVGLGLIGGSFAKGLRESGVCREVVGVDLDPQSRKLAVELGVVDRCEDDLVAACQGADVIQLAVPILAMEKVLARLAGMDLGQAILTDVGSAKGNVVRAATEAFGGMPARFVPGHPIAGSEQSGVEASNSELFRRHKVILTPLEQTDPAALAVVDRLWRELGADVEHMQVERHDEVLAATSHLPHLLAFGLVDSLAKRNENLEIFRYAAGGFRDFTRIAGSDPVMWHDIFLANREAVLRTLDTFRSDLDALRDAVDAGDGHQLLGVFTRARVAREHFSKILARRAYVDAMNSNDLIFLAQPGGRLSGRIRVPGDKSISHRSIMLGSLADGVTEVEGFLEGEDALATLQAFRDMGVVIEGPHHGRVTIHGVGLHGLKPAPGPIYLGNSGTSMRLLSGLLAAQDFDSTLTGDASLSKRPMNRVANPLREMGAVIETAADGRPPMTIRGGHKLKGLTYTMPMASAQVKSCLLLAGLYAEGKTTVTEPAPTRDHTERMLRGFGYPVNVDGATASVESGGKLAATHIEVPGDISSSAFFLVAASIAEGSELVLEHVGINPTRTGVIDILRLMGADITLENQREVGGEPVADLRVRAAKLKGIEIPEALVPLAIDEFPVLFVAAACAEGRTVLTGAEELRVKESDRIQVMADGLLALGVKCEPTPDGIIIDGGQIGGGEVHGHGDHRIAMAFSVASLRATAPIRIHDCANVATSFPNFLALCAQVGIRVAQEAQS
- the serC gene encoding 3-phosphoserine/phosphohydroxythreonine transaminase produces the protein MSKRAFNFCAGPAALPEAVLLRAQSEMLDWHGKGLSVMEMSHRSDDYVAIAEKAEQDLRDLLSIPSNYKVLFLQGGASQQFAEIPLNLLPENGTADYVETGIWSKKAIEEARRFGNVNVAASAKPYDYLAIPGQNEWKLTPGAAYLHYASNETIGGLQFDWVPEAGDVPLVVDMSSDILSRPIDVSQYGLIYAGAQKNIGPSGLVVVIVREDLLGRARSSCPTMLDYKVSADNGSMYNTPATYSWYLSGLVFEWLKEQGGVAAMEQRNKAKKDRLYGFIDNSDFYTNPISVNARSWMNVPFRLADERLDKAFLAGADARGLLNLKGHRSVGGMRASIYNALGLDAVEALVGYMAEFEKEHS
- the pheA gene encoding prephenate dehydratase — protein: MSEQELKALRVRIDNLDEKILQLISDRARCAEEVARVKMASLAEGEQPVFYRPEREAQVLKRVMERNKGPLGNEEMARLFREIMSSCLALENPLKVAYLGPEGTFTQAAAMKHFGHAVISKPMAAIDEVFREVAAGAVNFGVVPVENSTEGAVNHTLDSFLEHDMVICGEVELRIHHHLLVGENTKTDSISRIYSHAQSLAQCRKWLDAHYPNVERVAVSSNAEAAKRVKGEWNSAAIAGDMAAGLYGLTRLAEKIEDRPDNSTRFLMIGNQEVPPTGDDKTSIIVSMSNKPGALHELLVPFHDNGIDLTRIETRPSRSGKWTYVFFIDFVGHHRDPLIKGVLEKISQEAVALKVLGSYPKAVL
- the hisC gene encoding histidinol-phosphate transaminase; translated protein: MSGNFLALAQPGVQQLSPYVPGKPVDELARELDLDPASIVKLASNENPLGASPKALAAIREALDELTRYPDGNGFALKSLLAEQCRVELNQVTLGNGSNDILELVARAYLAPGLNAVFSEHAFAVYPIATQAVGAQAKVVPAKDWGHDLPAMLAAIDANTRVVFIANPNNPTGTWFGAEALDEFLQDVPEHVLVVLDEAYIEYAEGSDLPDGLDFLAAYPNLLVSRTFSKAYGLAALRVGYGLSTPVVADVLNRVRQPFNVNSLALAAACAALKDEEYLAQSRQLNESGMQQLESGFRELGLNWIPSKGNFICVDLGQVAAPVFQGLLREGVIVRPVANYGMPNHLRVTIGLPAENSRFLEALRKVLARG
- the gyrA gene encoding DNA gyrase subunit A, with protein sequence MGELAKEILPVNIEDELKQSYLDYAMSVIVGRALPDARDGLKPVHRRVLFAMSELGNDFNKPYKKSARVVGDVIGKYHPHGDTAVYDTIVRMAQPFSLRYLLVDGQGNFGSVDGDNAAAMRYTEVRMTKLAHELLADLHKETVDWVPNYDGTELIPAVMPTRVPNLLVNGSSGIAVGMATNIPPHNLGEVIDGCLALIDNPELTVDELMQYIPGPDFPTAAIINGRAGIIEAYRTGRGRIYMRARSIIEDIDKVGGRQQIVITELPYQLNKARLIEKIAELVKEKKLEGITELRDESDKDGMRVVIELRRGEVPEVILNNLYAQTQLQSVFGINIVALIDGRPRILNLKDLLEAFVRHRREVVTRRTVFELRKARERGHILEGQAVALSNIDPVIALIKASPTPSEAKEALVSTPWESTAVVAMVERAGADSCRPENLDPQYGLRDGKYFLSPEQAQAILELRLHRLTGLEHEKLLAEYQEILNQIGELIRILNSAVRLMEVIREELEVIRAEYGDVRRTEILDARLDLTLGDMIPEEERVVTISHGGYAKTQPLAAYQAQRRGGKGKSATGVKDEDYIAHLLVANSHTTLLLFSSKGKVYWLKTYEIPEASRAARGRPLVNLLPLDDGEYITTMLPVEEYTEGHYIFMATANGTVKKTPLESFSRQRSVGLIALELDEGDVLISAAITDGEREVMLFSDGGKVTRFKESDVRAMGRTARGVRGMRLPEGQKLISMLIPEEGSQILTASERGYGKRTAITEFPEYKRGGQGVIAMVSNERNGRLVGAVQVLDGEEIMLISDQGTLVRTRVDEVSSLGRNTQGVTLIKLAKDETLVGLERVQEPSEVEGDELEGEEGVELEEGVIGAEPDDAVDNLQADAADEEESQD
- the rpsA gene encoding 30S ribosomal protein S1, encoding MSESFAELFEESLKTLNLQAGSIITGVIVDIDYQARWVTVHAGLKSEALIPLEQFYNDAGELNINVGDEVHVALDSVEDGFGETKLSREKAKRAECWIVLEAAFAAEEVVKGVINGKVKGGFTVDVNGIRAFLPGSLVDVRPVRDTTHLEGKELEFKVIKLDQKRNNVVVSRRSVLEAENSAEREALLESLQEGQQVKGIVKNLTDYGAFVDLGGVDGLLHITDMAWKRIKHPSEIVNVGDEIDVKVLKYDRERNRVSLGLKQLGEDPWVAIKARYPESTRVTARVTNLTDYGCFAELEEGVEGLVHVSEMDWTNKNIHPSKVVQVGDEVEVMVLDIDEERRRISLGIKQCKSNPWEDFSGQFNKGDKISGTIKSITDFGIFIGLDGGIDGLVHLSDISWNEVGEEAVRRFKKGDELDTVILSVDPERERISLGIKQLESDPFSEYVSVNDKGAIVTGTVKEVDAKGAIIVLADDIEATLKASEISRDRVEDARNVLKEGQQVEAKIISVDRKSRVIQLSIKSKDDAEEKEAIQSLKAAPEGEAADTTMAALLRQAMAKQN